A single Bos mutus isolate GX-2022 chromosome 25, NWIPB_WYAK_1.1, whole genome shotgun sequence DNA region contains:
- the NMRAL1 gene encoding nmrA-like family domain-containing protein 1 isoform X2: protein MQCISVRPDLRKFGLRRLRAGGSRPSAEFARVGTNHLCLRRGVACPLRAVRARKARIRKQPSLGSLHAGCLGKHGFARLPLELRARVGATCRVASPLRRGLGCSLTGPQFPERFTSRPPLGDFSGPHLPLPLTWRTRSWWWCLEPQGKLLADLAKRLGLRYVVYSGLENIKKLTAGRLTVGHFDGKGEVEEYFRDIGVPMTSVRLPSYFENLLSYFLPQKAPDGRSYLLSLPMGDVPIDGMSVADLGPVVLSLLKTPEEYVGRNIGLSTCRHTAEEYAALLTKHTGKAVRDAKTSPEDYEKLGFPGARDLANMFRFYALKPDRNIELTLKLNPKARRLDQWLEQHKEDFAGL from the exons ATGCAGTGCATTTCGGTCAGACCTGATTTACGCAAGTTCGGTTTACGTAGGCTTCGGGCCGGCGGCTCCAGACCTTCGGCCGAGTTCGCCCGAGTCGGGACGAACCATCTGTGCCTGCGGAGGGGGGTGGCGTGTCCGCTTCGCGCAGTGAGGGCCCGGAAGGCGAGGATTCGGAAGCAACCCAGCCTGGGGTCCCTTCATGCAGGGTGTCTGGGAAAGCATGGCTTTGCCAGGTTGCCACTGGAGCTGAGGGCGAGGGTCGGCGCCACATGTAGGGTTGCATCCCCCCTCCGCCGTGGACTCGGCTGCAGCCTCACGGGTCCCCAGTTCCCGGAGCGTTTCACATCTAGGCCTCCACTGGGAG ACTTCTCGGGACCACACCTTCCGCTCCCGCTCACATGGCGGACAAGAAGCTGGTGGTGGTGTTTGGAGCCACAG GGAAAGCTGCTGGCTGATCTGGCCAAGCGCCTGGGCCTGCGCTACGTGGTCTACAGCGGCCTGGAGAACATCAAGAAGCTAACGGCGGGGAGACTGACAGTGGGACACTTTGACGGCAAAGGCGAGGTGGAAGAGTATTTCAGGGACATCGGCGTCCCCATGACCAGTGTGCGGCTGCCCTCCTATTTTGAGAACCTCCTTTCCTACTTCCTGCCCCAGAAAGCCCCGGATGGAAGGAGCTACTTGCTGA gCTTGCCCATGGGTGACGTGCCCATAGACGGCATGTCCGTGGCCGACCTGGGTCCCGTGGTGCTCAGCTTGCTAAAGACACCAGAGGAGTACGTCGGCAGGAACATCGGGCTCAGCACCTGCAGGCACACGGCGGAGGAGTACGCCGCCCTGCTCACCAAGCACACTGGCAAGGCGGTGCGCGATGCCAAG ACAAGCCCTGAGGACTACGAGaagcttggcttccctggtgcccgGGATCTGGCCAACATGTTCCGTTTCTATGCCCTGAAACCCGACCGCAACATCGAACTGACCCTGAAGCTCAACCCCAAGGCCAGGAGGCTGGACCAGTGGCTAGAGCAGCACAAAGAGGACTTCGCAGGGCTGTGA
- the NMRAL1 gene encoding nmrA-like family domain-containing protein 1 isoform X1, translating into MADKKLVVVFGATGAQGGSVARTLLEDGTFRVRVVTRDPGQRAAKQLRLQGAEVVQGDQDDEASMELALSGAHATFIVTNYWENCSQEQEVKQGKLLADLAKRLGLRYVVYSGLENIKKLTAGRLTVGHFDGKGEVEEYFRDIGVPMTSVRLPSYFENLLSYFLPQKAPDGRSYLLSLPMGDVPIDGMSVADLGPVVLSLLKTPEEYVGRNIGLSTCRHTAEEYAALLTKHTGKAVRDAKTSPEDYEKLGFPGARDLANMFRFYALKPDRNIELTLKLNPKARRLDQWLEQHKEDFAGL; encoded by the exons ATGGCGGACAAGAAGCTGGTGGTGGTGTTTGGAGCCACAG GTGCCCAGGGAGGCTCAGTGGCCCGGACACTCCTGGAAGATGGGACATTTAGGGTCCGAGTGGTGACCCGGGACCCTGGGCAGAGGGCAGCGAAGCAGCTGAGGCTGCAAGGTGCAGAGGTAGTGCAGGGAGACCAGGATGACGAGGCCAGCATGGAGCTGGCCCTGAGCGGGGCTCACGCCACCTTCATTGTGACCAACTACTGGGAGAACTGCAGCCAGGAGCAGGAGGTCAAGCAG GGAAAGCTGCTGGCTGATCTGGCCAAGCGCCTGGGCCTGCGCTACGTGGTCTACAGCGGCCTGGAGAACATCAAGAAGCTAACGGCGGGGAGACTGACAGTGGGACACTTTGACGGCAAAGGCGAGGTGGAAGAGTATTTCAGGGACATCGGCGTCCCCATGACCAGTGTGCGGCTGCCCTCCTATTTTGAGAACCTCCTTTCCTACTTCCTGCCCCAGAAAGCCCCGGATGGAAGGAGCTACTTGCTGA gCTTGCCCATGGGTGACGTGCCCATAGACGGCATGTCCGTGGCCGACCTGGGTCCCGTGGTGCTCAGCTTGCTAAAGACACCAGAGGAGTACGTCGGCAGGAACATCGGGCTCAGCACCTGCAGGCACACGGCGGAGGAGTACGCCGCCCTGCTCACCAAGCACACTGGCAAGGCGGTGCGCGATGCCAAG ACAAGCCCTGAGGACTACGAGaagcttggcttccctggtgcccgGGATCTGGCCAACATGTTCCGTTTCTATGCCCTGAAACCCGACCGCAACATCGAACTGACCCTGAAGCTCAACCCCAAGGCCAGGAGGCTGGACCAGTGGCTAGAGCAGCACAAAGAGGACTTCGCAGGGCTGTGA
- the NMRAL1 gene encoding nmrA-like family domain-containing protein 1 isoform X3 — MRRARPFAHSAPLTAPRLLGTTPSAPAHMADKKLVVVFGATGAQGGSVARTLLEDGTFRVRVVTRDPGQRAAKQLRLQGAEVVQGDQDDEASMELALSGAHATFIVTNYWENCSQEQEVKQGKLLADLAKRLGLRYVVYSGLENIKKLTAGRLTVGHFDGKGEVEEYFRDIGVPMTSVRLPSYFENLLSYFLPQKAPDGRSYLLSLPMGDVPIDGMSVADLGPVVLSLLKTPEEYVGRNIGLSTCRHTAEEYAALLTKHTGKAVRDAKTSPEDYEKLGFPGARDLANMFRFYALKPDRNIELTLKLNPKARRLDQWLEQHKEDFAGL, encoded by the exons ATGCGACGCGCGCGCCCTTTCGCCCACTCTGCGCCTCTCACTGCCCCTAGACTTCTCGGGACCACACCTTCCGCTCCCGCTCACATGGCGGACAAGAAGCTGGTGGTGGTGTTTGGAGCCACAG GTGCCCAGGGAGGCTCAGTGGCCCGGACACTCCTGGAAGATGGGACATTTAGGGTCCGAGTGGTGACCCGGGACCCTGGGCAGAGGGCAGCGAAGCAGCTGAGGCTGCAAGGTGCAGAGGTAGTGCAGGGAGACCAGGATGACGAGGCCAGCATGGAGCTGGCCCTGAGCGGGGCTCACGCCACCTTCATTGTGACCAACTACTGGGAGAACTGCAGCCAGGAGCAGGAGGTCAAGCAG GGAAAGCTGCTGGCTGATCTGGCCAAGCGCCTGGGCCTGCGCTACGTGGTCTACAGCGGCCTGGAGAACATCAAGAAGCTAACGGCGGGGAGACTGACAGTGGGACACTTTGACGGCAAAGGCGAGGTGGAAGAGTATTTCAGGGACATCGGCGTCCCCATGACCAGTGTGCGGCTGCCCTCCTATTTTGAGAACCTCCTTTCCTACTTCCTGCCCCAGAAAGCCCCGGATGGAAGGAGCTACTTGCTGA gCTTGCCCATGGGTGACGTGCCCATAGACGGCATGTCCGTGGCCGACCTGGGTCCCGTGGTGCTCAGCTTGCTAAAGACACCAGAGGAGTACGTCGGCAGGAACATCGGGCTCAGCACCTGCAGGCACACGGCGGAGGAGTACGCCGCCCTGCTCACCAAGCACACTGGCAAGGCGGTGCGCGATGCCAAG ACAAGCCCTGAGGACTACGAGaagcttggcttccctggtgcccgGGATCTGGCCAACATGTTCCGTTTCTATGCCCTGAAACCCGACCGCAACATCGAACTGACCCTGAAGCTCAACCCCAAGGCCAGGAGGCTGGACCAGTGGCTAGAGCAGCACAAAGAGGACTTCGCAGGGCTGTGA